A stretch of the Xiphias gladius isolate SHS-SW01 ecotype Sanya breed wild chromosome 21, ASM1685928v1, whole genome shotgun sequence genome encodes the following:
- the si:ch1073-335m2.2 gene encoding msx2-interacting protein isoform X1, translated as MVRETRHLWVGNLPEHVREEKIVEHFKRYGRVESVKVLRKRGSEGGVAAFVDFVDIKSAQKAHNAVNKMGDRDLRTDYNEPGSVPSAVRGLEDSSPSSSRDVTGFSRGTVGPVFGPPVSLHTREGRYERRIDGSSESRERAYDHSPYGHHDRSGTFDRQRHYNTDYYRDRSLFAAAGPGSSAIGGSFEASDPHFDSRIRDPFTLTNSTRRDLYRDDRGRRVDRTYHHRRSRSSHSSQSRHPSPQRTTGQTAKTPHSPKRAPLSPGRGPRSRSRSRSSSSDSVSSTSSTGSGSDSNSSSSDGSRARSVQSSAAHAPPQSSMVLDSDEPRRSFGIKVQNLPVRSTDTSLKDGLFHEFKKHGKVTSVQIHGASEDRYGLVFFRQQEDQEKALSVSKGKLFFGMLIEVTAWNGPETESENEFRPLDGRIDEFHPKATRTLFIGNLEKTTSYQQLLDIFQRFGEIVDIDIKKVNGVPQYAFVQYSDIASVCKAIKKMDGEYLGSNRLKLGFGKSMPTTCVWLDGLATNITEQYLTRHFCRYGHVVKVVFDRLKGMALIMYNNTDFAQAAVRETKGWKIGGNKIKVDFASQESQMAFYRSMQASGQDIRDFYEIPPERREDRRPPYHEFTAERAYYENIRTPGLYSEDARRDYATRSRDRFPELEHYQGDHFDPRYHEDPRDYRDYRDPFEQDIRKYTYIQRERERERERFEADRSRWSPSHPRRPITPTVSPSPSERAPRDSERRVYSQSSERSGSVSSMSPPHFDKSEKTLLEHASKSEKSEKSSQPDRVAGAEKAKRAKRKEKGDKDKAEKIKSRKAKGQSPSNPLIETELEPGFDGGSGRGRGSDQDAHERQKCKGDSDSVSGNQLSTAHHDSVKTERSEMNKSDNSDLDVKNRLKKHLKSDTGNEGKDLSVDSDRLAARKRRFADTGGRTIRQKRSRHEEEDGNQCSDFGASATYLKESDTDKHKESQRRDSRLKTDKIGTQKGSQEDLRGHREKSEGSLDALESKRHPGHTSSKRFSHEGIAEQNSTREQEHHAAFKFGSQNTDTDKSAKNKEDHVDIDLSQSYRKQMEQNRRLHQQQQQRESDKLDKPESPQGSETEDLEHRSLVHEVGKPPEDVTDNFPSHKLKKLDQFDTDSGIKRERVYRSFRQKSEDPDWNNTSSPGHQHFSHHADEDIVDPSQKELSKNDEKIHPDLELLVKRTHNTQVNKPNTAILGVEEEQQKRWESRVKQDLLPDLNFSRSLSKNIHNCKRLEYGIWHDLEPGEVRSDSEEDRESKPHSPVPSTSMPFSERPRVDRFSDPKLAHLERNKFYSFALDQTITPDTKALLERAKSLSSSREDNWSFLDYDSHFASFRNRKDTEKVESTPRPTPSWYMKKKKIRSGSEDKLDDRKEEPKPEEQERRELFASRFLHSPVFELDSRRLQHLERKHEEPEHIQNQQPGQQGAIDGELDSGPVVLFHSRFLELTRLQQQKNKTQQLQESKGDTMLMDENKVEKAPVQEQQALQSPETTGSVMEPEIKPISPAEELISEPQLTPTSVTQSVVKDFPPPEDKCIAVNAAPDPYPPMTFIKEEVKEEIKENEHVVPMNHPATETTSDSEPGPVAASEPNYSVDRCKLSPSEGKLDIVTEDLKPPVTEQPCRRNSHDEFVSSSEPELDLEITQPEVPEETSPIPSSLLKEGDLVKKETHSTCKAVAEPEGEKKLQVSKVQMPIDNDTNDEPVSPQKEHKTKEMKNKKSKQSPAQVTPVPVMSTSGSEKQATRKSERIDKEKLKRGSSPRAESKSTGKSPIHGSDPDMLEQSISLGRARRRNVKSVYATPVEDDAPVRSGKEITESPRSARKRGTDKDATQQQNIEQDPPAPTPATKRGRPPKNRRQGDESTTIKVEKSKMDNKDTDSNESESGERIPRASKGKTSPHVTKSSSNQMSAALGSGSTRKGDKSEVVEEDDQEMDFTDEDTLALQESSSSGKEDPSVKVEETKEERDKQGREFGKDKDVLHEKVCEGKSNGKETDSPVLEEKPTSEKERLVRGKTKLTRTPKSPVLKNLKIRLNVTEVKDLLQLGDDELGNQEDSSKRFRPGDHGDQVSKCTDGKKGDSNVDEKENAALEKNEPLETSKSLISQELELEQAVENIAKLTDPAFPAEPPMPPVPHTEVKSDPDEDKPSNPASETELMAAIDSITAEDVSLTQPPPLSTDVGSEPEMQDFIQPAKEDEPETNKSSTQEEPVFPTTPKKGTKGRPKTPKRSKGQKQVRKDSKEGHSAGEDLTATVAESIASGVKIVSETTPSAAAATVITPTTWKPEPEPSAVKVTDVNTQSESPSEEQIQHLKSVYPQSKSPKCPKPQQLPPECISPSLSPLANRPNIRPIQTSRIPVSPPDWRHQSKDAGVSSSPIMPLASKENQPLPSDSENMETEHGTSDLRQILMKHKNISLPGSSSISSNLPTLRDQNQSESNIPSAVVPNKSPLPDSRMPAHSAPPIVRPPASLSSPETKSVISVIASTATSVISRVCNPPEPEDKVNMNIGNPCVDMALPKSTYRPSKDDTGSYHGPSVGDEVGSTARFIVESSTLGMGSCPGLRVNTSEGVVVLSHSGQKTEGPQRISAKISQIPQATAGDMESQQLVSIPQIKQEMYGHSQSGLQKGSSDHGHPGKTQSLSSIKQESSGLEKMESAYQSGPQGVVKRLTPGNQQVLNYHQEYIPLKHQKKMDSVDPHSTDGAKPPWTSAISPAISPHLPSPPGNHVGFVTAAGDRAPSHLSGVKQEPRSPRKSGHPHSPFTKVSSPIGSSSPKGIPVMLSTGLPAMQQFISGVHHPEQSVIMPPHSVPGGLGRMSPHCVTQSIPVGHLVQGDVRVNTPPLSVMSYGMHSEPLNSPWSGPMQPRPNSPQAVGRDKVLKVNPGSLRSHEGEQEEARHFHMAGRQSATQLKPEPMQSDPRGSLRSSVQLETYMAQRDMRVLLHQQGERSATDPHSGHIQETLPPSTTPSNIPLSLSPRSHVLPKGVSEKDITKPLEAKRPHSPLPKDGVMGIRQSGPAVASPQRVQLMPPGPSGSFQEYSGMYPNPRGIHSQIPETSPVGHNQPPLNVTPTMGADLQAKPDGKMTQPVNMVQLLTKYPIVWQGLLALKNDTAAVQLHFVCGNKALAHRSLPLQEGGALLRIVQRMRLEASQLESVARRMTGDSDYCLLLALPCGRDQDDVLNQTQALKAAFINYLQTKLAAGIINIPNPGSNQPAYVLQIFPPCEFSESHLSQVAPDLLNRISSISPHLMIVITSV; from the exons TAGCTCAGAAAGCCGTGAGCGTGCATATGATCACAGCCCATATGGACACCATGACCGCAGTGGCACTTTTGACAGACAGCGTCACTACAACACTGATTATTACCGTGATCGTTCTCTGTTTGCGGCTGCTGGCCCAGGGAGCAGTGCTATTGGGGGAAGCTTTGAGGCATCAGACCCACATTTTGACTCTAGAATTCGAGACCCCTTCACTCTTACTAATTCTACACGACGTGACCTGTACAGAGATGACAGAGGACGACGTGTTGATAGAACTTACCATCACCGTCGAAGCCGATCATCTCATTCATCACAGTCAAGGCACCCTTCCCCACAACGGACTACGGGACAAACAGCCAAAACTCCTCATTCACCTAAAAGAGCTCCTTTGTCCCCTGGGAGAGGCCCAAGATCTCGATCCCGCAGTAGATCTTCGAGCTCAGATTCTgtcagcagcaccagcagcacgGGCAGCGGCAG TGATTCAAACAGCAGTTCAAGTGATGGGTCGCGTGCACGTTCTGTTCAGTCATCTGCTGCACATGCCCCTCCTCAGTCATCTATGGTGCTTGACTCAGATGAGCCAAGAAGAAGCTTTGGAATTAAAGTGCAGAACCTACCAGTCCGCTCCACAG ACACAAGTTTAAAAGATGGACTCTTCCATGAATTCAAGAAACATGGGAAAGTGACCTCAGTGCAGATCCATGGAGCGTCAGAGGACCGTTATGGTTTGGTGTTCTTTAGACAGCAAGAAGATCAAGAGAAAGCCCTTAGTGTCTCCAAAGGAAAGCTGTTCTTTGGCATGCTTATTGAAGTCACTGCCTGGAATGGTCCTG aaacagagagtgaaaatgagTTCAGGCCCTTGGATGGACGGATAGATGAGTTCCACCCAAAGGCCACAAGGACACTGTTTATAGGCAACCTTGAGAAGACCACCAGTTATCAACAACTCCTTGACATTTTTCAGCGATTTGGAGAAATTGTG GACATTGACATCAAGAAAGTAAATGGAGTTCCTCAGTATGCTTTTGTGCAGTATTCTGATATTGCCAGTGTGTGCAAGGCCATAaaaaagatggatggagagtATCTGGGGAGCAACAGACTGAAG CTTGGTTTTGGGAAGAGTATGCCCACAACATGTGTTTGGCTAGATGGTTTGGCAACCAATATTACAGAACAATACCTCACACGGCATTTCTGTCGCTATGGACATGTAGTTAAG GTTGTGTTTGATAGATTGAAAGGGATGGCCCTCATCATGTACAACAATACCGATTTTGCTCAGGCAGCTGTAAGGGAGACCAAAGGCTGGAAGATTGGTGGcaataaaataaag GTGGACTTTGCAAGTCAAGAGAGTCAGATGGCATTCTACCGCTCTATGCAGGCATCTGGTCAAGACATTAGAGACTTCTATGAAATTCCTCCTGAACGACG AGAGGATCGCAGACCTCCATACCATGAATTTACAGCAGAAAGGGCTTACTATGAGAATATTCGTACCCCTGGCCTCTATTCAGAGGATGCGCGAAGAGATTACGCTACTCGCAGCAGAGACCGCTTTCCTGAACTGGAACATTATCAGGGGGATCACTTTGACCCACGTTATCATGAAGACCCAAGAGACTATAGGGACTACAGAGACCCCTTTGAGCAAGATATCCgaaaatacacatatattcaaagagaacgagagagagagcgagaacgCTTTGAGGCTGACCGCAGCAGGTGGAGCCCTTCCCATCCAAGGCGACCTATTACTCCAACAGTATCGCCTTCACCATCTGAACGTGCTCCCAGAGACTCAGAAAGACGGGTTTATAGCCAGTCCTCTGAGCGAAGTGGTAGTGTGAGCTCAATGTCACCACCACACTTTGACAAATCGGAAAAGACCCTGCTGGAACATGCCTCTAAgagtgaaaaaagtgagaagAGCAGTCAACCAGATCGTGTAGCAGGTGCTGAGAAAGCCAAACGTGCAAAACGTAAAGAGAAAGGTGACAAAGACAAAGCTGAGAAGATTAAATCAAGGAAAGCAAAGGGGCAATCCCCATCCAACCCACTAATTGAAACAGAACTTGAGCCTGGTTTTGATGGAGGCTCTGGAAGAGGAAGGGGATCAGACCAAGATGCTCATGAAAGGCAGAAATGTAAGGGGGATAGCGACTCTGTTTCTGGAAATCAGTTGTCAACTGCTCATCACGACtctgtaaaaactgaaagatctgaaatgaataaaagtgaTAATTCAGACTTGGATGTGAAAAATCGACTCAAGAAACATCTAAAGTCTGATACTGGAAATGAGGGGAAAGATTTATCGGTGGATTCAGATCGCCTTGCTGCAAGAAAAAGGCGCTTTGCTGATACTGGTGGAAGAACTATTCGTCAGAAGAGAAGCAGgcatgaagaggaggatggtAATCAGTGCTCTGACTTTGGTGCCAGTGCCACATATTTGAAAGagtcagacacagacaaacacaaagaatcACAACGGAGAGATTCAAGactcaaaactgacaaaattggCACTCAGAAGGGTAGTCAAGAGGACCTTAGAGGACATAGAGAGAAATCAGAGGGATCTTTGGACGCACTGGAGTCAAAACGACATCCAGGGCATACTTCATCCAAAAGGTTTTCACATGAGGGGATTGCAGAACAAAACAGTACAAGAGAACAAGAACACCATGCTGCTTTCAAATTTGGTAGTCAGAAtactgacactgacaaaagTGCCAAGAACAAGGAAGACCATGTTGACATTGACTTGTCTCAGAGTTACCGCAAGCAAATGGAGCAAAATAGACGTTTgcaccagcagcaacagcagcgtGAGTCTGACAAACTGGATAAACCAGAAAGTCCTCAAGGAAGTGAAACAGAGGACTTGGAACATCGCAGTCTTGTGCATGAAGTTGGTAAACCACCTGAGGATGTGACAGATAATTTCCCATCTCACAAACTAAAGAAACTAGACCAATTTGACACAGACTCAGGGATAAAGAGAGAGCGTGTCTACAGAAGCTTTAGACAAAAAAGTGAAGATCCTGACTGGAACAACACCTCCTCTCCAGGACATCAGCACTTCTCTCACCATGCAGATGAGGACATTGTGGATCCTTCTCAGAAAGAGTTaagtaaaaatgatgaaaaaattcACCCGGATCTGGAGCTTTTAGTCAAAaggacacacaacacacaagtaAACAAACCGAACACTGCTATACTTGGTGTGGAAGAAGAGCAACAAAAGAGATGGGAGAGCAGAGTTAAACAAGACTTGTTACCTGACCTGAATTTTTCCAGAAGTCTAAGTAAAAACATTCACAATTGCAAGCGTTTGGAATATGGTATTTGGCATGACTTGGAACCTGGGGAAGTGCGATCCGACtctgaggaggacagagagtcCAAACCCCACTCTCCTGTGCCCTCAACTTCTATGCCTTTTTCTGAGAGGCCAAGGGTTGACAGATTTTCAGACCCCAAACTAGCACATCTTGAAAGGAACAAATTTTACTCCTTTGCACTTGACCAAACCATCACACCTGACACAAAGGCTTTGCTTGAGCGTGCAAAATCTCTTTCATCTTCCAGAGAAGATAACTGGTCATTTTTAGATTACGATTCTCACTTTGCTAGCTTCCGCAACAGAAAAGATACTGAGAAAGTAGAATCAACGCCAAGACCTACACCTTCCTGgtacatgaaaaagaaaaagatacgAAGTGGATCTGAAGACAAACTTGATGACAGGAAGGAAGAGCCTAAGCCGGAGGAGCAGGAACGCAGGGAACTATTTGCCTCCCGCTTCCTTCATAGCCCCGTTTTTGAGCTGGACTCTAGACGACTTCAACACTTGGAACGCAAACATGAAGAACCTGAGCATATACAAAACCAACAACCTGGTCAGCAAGGGGCAATAGATGGTGAACTTGACTCAGGGCCAGTTGTCCTTTTCCATAGTCGTTTTTTGGAACTCACACGACTACAACAACAGAAGAATAAAACCCAACAGCTGCAAGAGTCAAAAGGGGACACCATGCTCATGGATGAGAATAAAGTTGAAAAAGCACCTGTTCAAGAGCAGCAAGCTTTGCAGTCCCCTGAAACGACAGGATCTGTCATGGAACCAGAAATTAAACCCATCAGTCCTGCTGAAGAGCTGATTTCTGAACCCCAACTCACACCTACTTCTGTCACCCAATCTGTGGTCAAAGACTTCCCTCCACCAGAAGACAAATGTATTGCAGTAAATGCAGCCCCCGATCCATATCCCCCTATGACTTTCATAAAGGAGGAGGTAAAGgaagagataaaagaaaatgaacacgTTGTACCCATGAACCACCCAGCAACTGAGACAACCTCTGATTCTGAACCTGGACCTGTAGCAGCATCCGAACCTAATTACTCAGTGGATAGGTGTAAACTTTCTCCATCTGAAGGGAAATTGGATATTGTTACCGAGGATCTAAAACCTCCGGTTACAGAACAACCATGCCGCCGCAATTCTCATGATGAGTTTGTTAGCAGTTCAGAACCAGAGCTGGATCTTGAGATAACACAACCAGAAGTGCCTGAAGAAACTAGTCCCATACCATCTAGTCTTCTAAAGGAGGGGGATTTAGTcaagaaagaaacacattctACTTGTAAAGCCGTAGCAGAGCCTGAGGGGGAGAAGAAACTGCAAGTCAGTAAAGTGCAGATGCCCATTGATAATGACACAAATGACGAGCCAGTCTCACCTCAGAAAGagcataaaacaaaagaaatgaaaaataaaaagagcaaaCAATCCCCTGCTCAAGTTACTCCTGTTCCCGTTATGTCAACCTCTGGTTCAGAGAAACAAGCTACACGCAAGAGTGAGCGCATTGACAAAGAGAAGTTGAAGCGTGGATCATCCCCAAGAGCTGAATCAAAGTCCACAGGCAAATCTCCCATTCATGGTTCAGATCCTGATATGTTAGAACAAAGCATATCATTAGGCAGAGCCAGACGAAGAAATGTTAAATCTGTGTATGCCACCCCAGTTGAAGATGATGCACCAGTTCGTTCTGGAAAGGAAATTACAGAGTCACCACGCTCTGCACGAAAGCGAGGTACAGACAAAGATGCAACCCAACAACAAAATATCGAACAGGATCCACCTGCTCCAACCCCTGCAACTAAACGGGGTCGTCCTCCCAAGAATCGCAGACAAGGTGATGAGAGTACAACTATTAAagtagaaaaatcaaaaatggatAATAAAGACACAGATTCAAATGAATCAGAAAGTGGTGAACGAATTCCAAGAGCGTCAAAAGGGAAGACATCCCCCCATGTCACAAAGAGTTCATCAAATCAGATGTCTGCAGCCCTAGGCTCTGGATCAACAAGGAAGGGGGACAAAAGTGAGGTGGTTGAGGAGGATGATCAGGAAATGGATTTCACAGATGAAGATACTTTGGCTTTGCAAGAGTCATCAAGTTCAGGTAAAGAAGATCCATCAGTAAAAGTCgaagaaacaaaagaggagagagacaaacaagGCAGAGAATTTGGAAAAGATAAAGATGTTCTTCATGAAAAGGTTTGTGAGGGTAAATCAAATGGGAAAGAGACAGATTCCCCGGTCTTAGAAGAGAAACCCACCTCAGAAAAAGAGAGGCTCGTTAGAGGAAAAACCAAGTTGACAAGGACTCCCAAGTCTCCTGTCCTCAAGAACCTCAAAATAAGACTAAATGTCACAGAAGTGAAAGATCTTCTTCAGTTAGGGGACGATGAGCTTGGGAATCAAGAAGATTCTTCAAAAAGGTTCAGACCTGGTGACCACGGTGATCAAGTTTCAAAGTGCACTGATGGTAAAAAAGGAGATTCCAACGTTGACGAAAAGGAAAATgctgctttggaaaaaaatgagccCCTGGAAACATCAAAAAGCTTAATTTCACAGGAGCTGGAATTGGAGCAGGCTGTGGAGAACATTGCCAAGCTTACAGATCCGGCTTTTCCAGCGGAACCACCGATGCCACCTGTCCCGCACACAGAAGTAAAAAGTGACCCAGATGAAGACAAACCTTCTAATCCTGCTAGTGAGACAGAACTCATGGCTGCTATTGACTCGATAACTGCTGAGGATGTATCCTTAACCCAGCCACCTCCTCTAAGTACAGATGTAGGTTCTGAACCTGAGATGCAAGACTTCATTCAGCCCGCCAAGGAAGATGAACctgaaacaaataaatcttCTACACAGGAGGAACCTGTTTTTCCAACCACACCCAAAAAGGGCACCAAGGGAAGACCTAAAACACCGAAACGCTCTAAAGGCCAAAAGCAAGTAAGAAAGGATTCAAAGGAAGGACATTCAGCAGGTGAGGACTTGACAGCTACAGTAGCAGAGAGCATAGCCTCTGGTGTGAAGATTGTTTCTGAGACAACTCCATCAGCCGCAGCTGCCACAGTTATTACTCCTACTACTTGGAAGCCAGAACCCGAGCCTTCAGCTGTCAAGGTTacagatgtaaacacacagtcagagtcaCCTTCTGAAGAACAGATTCAACATCTTAAATCTGTTTACCCCCAGTCTAAGAGTCCAAAATGCCCGAAGCCTCAACAGCTGCCACCTGAGTGCATCTCACCATCCCTGTCTCCACTAGCTAACAGGCCAAATATCAGACCCATTCAAACTAGTAGAATTCCTGTTTCTCCACCAGATTGGCGCCACCAGTCAAAAGATGCAGGTGTCTCCTCTTCACCTATCATGCCGTTAGCTTCCAAGGAAAACCAGCCTTTACCCTCAGACTCTGAAAACATGGAAACTGAACATGGCACAAGTGACTTGAGACAAATTCtcatgaaacacaaaaatatttcactgccAGGCAGTAGTTCTATTTCTAGTAATCTGCCCACCCTCCGAGATCAGAACCAATCTGAAAGTAATATTCCATCAGCTGTTGTGCCAAATAAATCACCATTACCTGATAGTAGAATGCCAGCTCATTCAGCCCCACCTATTGTTCGACCTCCAGCCTCACTATCGTCTCCCGAGACAAAGTCTGTGATCTCTGTTATTGCATCCACTGCAACTTCTGTTATCAGTCGTGTTTGCAACCCACCTGAGCCTGAAGACAAGGTAAACATGAACATTGGAAATCCCTGTGTGGACATGGCTCTACCCAAATCAACCTATAGGCCCAGCAAAGACGATACTGGATCATACCATGGGCCATCTGTTGGTGATGAGGTGGGAAGTACAGCACGTTTCATTGTTGAGAGCTCCACTCTTGGTATGGGATCTTGCCCTGGTCTGAGGGTAAATACATCTGAAGGAGTGGTCGTATTAAGCCACTCAGGCCAGAAAACAGAGGGACCCCAGCGGATTAGTGCAAAGATAAGTCAAATCCCACAAGCAACAGCAGGTGACATGGAATCCCAGCAGTTGGTATCCATTCCCCAGATAAAGCAGGAAATGTATGGTCATTCTCAGTCAGGTCTTCAAAAGGGGTCTTCAGATCATGGGCATCCTGGTAAGACACAGTCTTTGTCTTCTATTAAACAAGAAAGCTCTGGTTTGGAAAAGATGGAATCTGCTTACCAGTCAGGACCTCAAGGAGTAGTGAAGCGTCTCACACCAGGTAACCAGCAAGTATTGAATTACCATCAAGAATACATaccattaaaacatcaaaagaaaatggacaGTGTTGAtcctcacagtacagatggagCTAAACCACCTTGGACCTCTGCTATAAGTCCTGCAATAAGCCCCCATTTGCCCTCTCCACCAGGCAACCATGTAGGTTTTGTTACAGCAGCTGGTGACAGAGCTCCTTCACATCTTAGTGGGGTCAAACAGGAACCACGATCCCCACGCAAGTCAGGTCACCCACACTCTCCGTTCACTAAAGTGTCCTCACCCATAGGCTCCTCATCACCAAAAGGCATACCAGTGATGTTATCCACTGGCCTCCCTGCCATGCAACAGTTTATTTCTGGTGTTCATCATCCAGAGCAGTCTGTGATCATGCCACCTCACAGTGTTCCTGGAGGCTTGGGACGTATGTCTCCTCACTGTGTTACCCAATCAATTCCAGTGGGGCATCTTGTCCAAGGAGATGTTCGGGTCAATactccacctctctctgtgaTGAGCTATGGGATGCATAGTGAGCCTCTCAACTCTCCTTGGTCTGGTCCCATGCAGCCACGGCCCAACTCACCCCAGGCTGTCGGTAGAGATAAGGTTCTTAAGGTAAACCCTGGTTCTTTGAGGAGTCATGAGGGAGAGCAGGAAGAAGCTAGACACTTCCACATGGCAGGAAGACAATCAGCCACACAGCTAAAACCGGAGCCTATGCAGTCAGATCCTCGTGGGTCTTTGCGGAGTAGTGTCCAGCTGGAAACATACATGGCACAGAGAGATATGCGTGTGCTCTTACACCAACAGGGGGAGCGTTCAGCCACAGACCCTCACTCTGGACACATTCAAGAGACTCTTCCCCCCTCTACAACACCTTCAAACATACCTTTATCCTTGTCGCCAAGATCACATGTTTTGCCTAAAGGTGTGTCTGAGAAGGATATAACAAAGCCATTAGAGGCAAAGAGGCCCCACTCCCCTCTTCCTAAAGATGGAGTAATGGGTATCCGACAATCTGGGCCAGCAGTGGCATCTCCCCAGAGAGTTCAGCTAATGCCACCAGGACCTAGTGGCTCATTCCAAGAATACTCAGGGATGTACCCAAACCCAAGAGGCATCCATTCTCAGATACCAGAGACGTCTCCTGTTGGACATAACCAGCCACCACTGAACGTCACACCAACTATG GGTGCAGACCTCCAAGCAAAACCAGATGGCAAGATGACACAGCCTGTTAATATGGTGCAGTTGCTCACG